In one Lycorma delicatula isolate Av1 chromosome 5, ASM4794821v1, whole genome shotgun sequence genomic region, the following are encoded:
- the LOC142325162 gene encoding uncharacterized protein LOC142325162 isoform X4, which yields MAGIYIGQKKKKNTPRKIIHNNSYCNEKISEKSSKRTLKDKTNSVFIKHKRIKNYLKMNHDQSKNMTRIYQRRISDFFHEDKEYNTIDKTSQSESIQRNNKTKILNRSYSDDSFTDKDDYDDDKVIQEASLTVTSSSIVNKGNHTPVYKQLPLENSNRTLKSEEKDKSMLYEFEVNENEEPVIRKNKKRCNFKITRLRKKICKQNKSLKSPELNQIPQRRLPLETNTNNSKLVCNKIMSNDVINKTESNKLDLKNLNDTVKTQKNEMYKPCIKKQLSVSKNISSDHQNISETPQDVIFKNSKGSDKSDITNLSISFQTRVTPNGSVDSSPLSGPLTDNLRFARDFKSGFINSSGSNERSNMDYSNSFIRGITASTPIRPLSSLIKSSTLQVRLSGGLVSNKYAHHFINESDDDIDEEGFFGFKENENHEDSFYSSLSNNTTLDKTINETLQQISVHEVINLLKNEVEKVSKNKLLNKPVSNSQVISDSFIDEQWKLSPGNNQQSIDKFINKEKDKKDKVEVDENFTKPPRRSYTPHKRKLLNRHVDNRESTENVYEENYEKEVVETHQNKKAKLPKKQEQDLEKLAAVMNSQFKDVEQYHLCIE from the exons ATGGCTGGAATATATATTggacagaagaaaaagaaaaatacacccAGAAAGATTATTCATAATAACagttattgtaatgaaaaaataagtgaaaaaagcagtaaaagaactttaaaggataaaacaaattcagtatttataaaacataaaaggataaaaaattatttaaaaatgaatcacgatcaaagtaaaaatatgacaAGAATATATCAAAGaagaatatcagatttttttcatgaaGACAAGGAATATAATACCATTGACAAGACAAGTCAATCAGAATCTATccagagaaataataaaactaaaattttaaatagaagttaTTCTGATGACTCATTTACTGATAaagatgattatgatgatgataaGGTAATTCAAGAAGCTTCATTGACTGTCACAAGTAGTAGTATTGTAAACAAAGGTAACCACACTCCAGTTTATAAACAATTACCTTTGGAAAACAGTAATAGGACTTTAAAGtcagaagaaaaagataaaagtatgttatatgaatttgaagtaaatgaaaatgaagaacctgttatcagaaaaaataaaaaaagatgtaattttaaaattactagacTCAGGAAAAagatttgtaaacaaaataaaagtttaaaatctcCAGAATTAAATCAGATACCACAAAGACGGCTGCCCTTGGAAACTAATACCAATAACAGCAAACTAGTATGTAATAAGATTATGAGCAATGATGTAATCAACAAAACAGAATCTAATAagcttgatttaaaaaatttaaatgatacagttaaaactcaaaaaaatgaaatgtataaaccATGCATAAAGAAACAGTTATCtgtcagtaaaaatatttcaagcgaTCACCAAAATATCTCTGAAACACCAcaagatgtaatatttaaaaatagcaaaGGTAGTGATAAAAGTGATATTAccaatttatcaatttctttcCAAACCAGAGTGACGCCTAATGGTTCTGTTGATTCATCACCTTTGTCAGGTCCATTAACTGATAATCTTAGATTTGCTAGAGattttaaaagtggttttattAACTCATCAGGTTCCAATGAACGTTCTAATATGGATTATAGCAATAGTTTTATTAGAGGTATTACTGCATCTACACCCATTAGACCATTATCTTCACTTATTAAAAGTAGTACATTACAGGTACGTTTAAGTGGTGGTTTAGTATCAAATAAATATGCccatcattttataaatgaatctgATGATGATATTGATGAAGAAGGTTTTTTTGGATTTAAGGAGAATGAAAACCATGAAGATTCATTTTATAGCAGCCTATCAAATAATACAACACTTGATAAAACTATTAATGAAACTCTTCAACAAATATCTGTTCATGAAGTTATAAATTTGCTGAAAAATGAAgttgaaaaagtatcaaaaaataaattacttaataaaccAGTTAGTAATTCTCAAGTAATAAGTGATTCATTTATAGATGAACAGTGGAAGTTAAGTCCTGGTAATAATCAACAAAGTATTGATAAATTCATTAAcaaagaaaaggataaaaaagataaagttgaAGTCGATGAAAATTTTACTAAG CCACCTCGAAGGTCATATACTCCACATAAAAGAAAGCTATTGAATAGGCATGTTGATAATAGAGAAAGTACAGAAAATGTTTATGAAGAGAATTATGAAAAAGAGGTAGTTGAGACTCATCAGAATAAGAAAgctaaattaccaaaaaaacag GAACAAGATTTGGAAAAGTTAGCTGCTGTAATGAATTCACAGTTTAAAGATGTTGAGCAGTACCACTTATGCatagaataa
- the LOC142325162 gene encoding uncharacterized protein LOC142325162 isoform X3, translating into MDLLKMAGIYIGQKKKKNTPRKIIHNNSYCNEKISEKSSKRTLKDKTNSVFIKHKRIKNYLKMNHDQSKNMTRIYQRRISDFFHEDKEYNTIDKTSQSESIQRNNKTKILNRSYSDDSFTDKDDYDDDKVIQEASLTVTSSSIVNKGNHTPVYKQLPLENSNRTLKSEEKDKSMLYEFEVNENEEPVIRKNKKRCNFKITRLRKKICKQNKSLKSPELNQIPQRRLPLETNTNNSKLVCNKIMSNDVINKTESNKLDLKNLNDTVKTQKNEMYKPCIKKQLSVSKNISSDHQNISETPQDVIFKNSKGSDKSDITNLSISFQTRVTPNGSVDSSPLSGPLTDNLRFARDFKSGFINSSGSNERSNMDYSNSFIRGITASTPIRPLSSLIKSSTLQVRLSGGLVSNKYAHHFINESDDDIDEEGFFGFKENENHEDSFYSSLSNNTTLDKTINETLQQISVHEVINLLKNEVEKVSKNKLLNKPVSNSQVISDSFIDEQWKLSPGNNQQSIDKFINKEKDKKDKVEVDENFTKPPRRSYTPHKRKLLNRHVDNRESTENVYEENYEKEVVETHQNKKAKLPKKQEQDLEKLAAVMNSQFKDVEQYHLCIE; encoded by the exons gatttattgAAGATGGCTGGAATATATATTggacagaagaaaaagaaaaatacacccAGAAAGATTATTCATAATAACagttattgtaatgaaaaaataagtgaaaaaagcagtaaaagaactttaaaggataaaacaaattcagtatttataaaacataaaaggataaaaaattatttaaaaatgaatcacgatcaaagtaaaaatatgacaAGAATATATCAAAGaagaatatcagatttttttcatgaaGACAAGGAATATAATACCATTGACAAGACAAGTCAATCAGAATCTATccagagaaataataaaactaaaattttaaatagaagttaTTCTGATGACTCATTTACTGATAaagatgattatgatgatgataaGGTAATTCAAGAAGCTTCATTGACTGTCACAAGTAGTAGTATTGTAAACAAAGGTAACCACACTCCAGTTTATAAACAATTACCTTTGGAAAACAGTAATAGGACTTTAAAGtcagaagaaaaagataaaagtatgttatatgaatttgaagtaaatgaaaatgaagaacctgttatcagaaaaaataaaaaaagatgtaattttaaaattactagacTCAGGAAAAagatttgtaaacaaaataaaagtttaaaatctcCAGAATTAAATCAGATACCACAAAGACGGCTGCCCTTGGAAACTAATACCAATAACAGCAAACTAGTATGTAATAAGATTATGAGCAATGATGTAATCAACAAAACAGAATCTAATAagcttgatttaaaaaatttaaatgatacagttaaaactcaaaaaaatgaaatgtataaaccATGCATAAAGAAACAGTTATCtgtcagtaaaaatatttcaagcgaTCACCAAAATATCTCTGAAACACCAcaagatgtaatatttaaaaatagcaaaGGTAGTGATAAAAGTGATATTAccaatttatcaatttctttcCAAACCAGAGTGACGCCTAATGGTTCTGTTGATTCATCACCTTTGTCAGGTCCATTAACTGATAATCTTAGATTTGCTAGAGattttaaaagtggttttattAACTCATCAGGTTCCAATGAACGTTCTAATATGGATTATAGCAATAGTTTTATTAGAGGTATTACTGCATCTACACCCATTAGACCATTATCTTCACTTATTAAAAGTAGTACATTACAGGTACGTTTAAGTGGTGGTTTAGTATCAAATAAATATGCccatcattttataaatgaatctgATGATGATATTGATGAAGAAGGTTTTTTTGGATTTAAGGAGAATGAAAACCATGAAGATTCATTTTATAGCAGCCTATCAAATAATACAACACTTGATAAAACTATTAATGAAACTCTTCAACAAATATCTGTTCATGAAGTTATAAATTTGCTGAAAAATGAAgttgaaaaagtatcaaaaaataaattacttaataaaccAGTTAGTAATTCTCAAGTAATAAGTGATTCATTTATAGATGAACAGTGGAAGTTAAGTCCTGGTAATAATCAACAAAGTATTGATAAATTCATTAAcaaagaaaaggataaaaaagataaagttgaAGTCGATGAAAATTTTACTAAG CCACCTCGAAGGTCATATACTCCACATAAAAGAAAGCTATTGAATAGGCATGTTGATAATAGAGAAAGTACAGAAAATGTTTATGAAGAGAATTATGAAAAAGAGGTAGTTGAGACTCATCAGAATAAGAAAgctaaattaccaaaaaaacag GAACAAGATTTGGAAAAGTTAGCTGCTGTAATGAATTCACAGTTTAAAGATGTTGAGCAGTACCACTTATGCatagaataa